In a genomic window of Quercus lobata isolate SW786 chromosome 4, ValleyOak3.0 Primary Assembly, whole genome shotgun sequence:
- the LOC115986777 gene encoding trans-resveratrol di-O-methyltransferase-like, with protein sequence MKLRIKEVSTKMDLIHGEGVSELFQVQCHLYKHIFSYIDSMSLKCAIQLGIPDTIHNHGQPITLQELVSKLNIHPKKTSCVHRLMRLLVHSGFFAKTIVHENQEKEKEEEAYTLTPSSRLILKENVTSLSPYVLAVLDPTLVSPWQFLGDWFQGSELTPFEKAHGKGLWDYCNQNPEFNNIFNEAMASDSRLMNLVVKDYKPIFEGLGSLVDVGGGTGTVARIISEAFPHMKCTVLDLPHVVANLPDSKNLKFVGGDMFQYIPPADAILFKWILHDWSDEECVNILKNCKEAITSRGKEGKVIIIDVVINQEKDEHDVTTTKLLFDAQMMVVLTGKERNKKEWEKLFLEAGFSHYKIVSSFGMKSIIEIYL encoded by the exons ATGAAGCTTAGAATTAAAGAGGTCAGCACTAAGATGGATCTCATTCATGGTGAGGGAGTGAGTGAGTTATTTCAGGTTCAATGTCATTTGTATAAACACATTTTTAGCTACATAGATTCCATGTCACTTAAATGTGCAATTCAGCTAGGCATTCCTGACACAATCCACAACCATGGCCAACCTATTACTCTCCAAGAGTTGGTCTCAAAGCTTAATATTCACCCCAAAAAAACTAGCTGCGTGCACAGGCTTATGCGTCTATTGGTGCACTCTGGCTTCTTCGCTAAAACAATAGTTcatgaaaatcaagaaaaagaaaaagaagaagaagcctaTACCCTCACACCTTCTTCTAGGCTTATCCTCAAAGAAAATGTCACTAGCTTATCACCATATGTTCTGGCAGtgcttgatcctacacttgtaaGCCCATGGCAGTTCTTGGGAGATTGGTTTCAGGGGAGTGAGCTCACACCTTTTGAGAAAGCACATGGGAAAGGTCTCTGGGACTATTGCAACCAAAACCCAGAATTCAATAACATTTTCAATGAAGCAATGGCCAGTGATTCCCGACTGATGAACTTGGTTGTTAAGGACTACAAGCCCATTTTTGAGGGTTTAGGTTCATTGGTTGATGTTGGAGGTGGTACTGGGACAGTGGCAAGGATTATTTCTGAGGCATTTCCTCACATGAAATGCACTGTGCTTGATCTCCCACATgttgttgccaacttgccaGATAGtaaaaatctgaaatttgttGGTGGCGATATGTTTCAGTATATTCCTCCTGCAGATGCCATTCTGTTCAAG TGGATTTTGCATGATTGGAGTGATGAGGAATGTGTCAACATACTGAAAAATTGCAAGGAGGCTATTACGAGCAGAGGTAAGGAAGGAAAGGTAATTATCATAGACGTAGTGATAAATCAAGAGAAGGATGAACATGATGTTACCACTACAAAGCTCCTCTTTGATGCACAAATGATGGTTGTGCTCActggaaaagagagaaacaagaAAGAATGGGAGAAGCTGTTCTTGGAGGCTGGCTTTAGCCACTACAAAATTGTGTCATCATTTGGCATGAAGTCCATCATTGAGATTTATCTTTAG